The following proteins are encoded in a genomic region of Desulfobacteraceae bacterium:
- a CDS encoding cyclic nucleotide-binding domain-containing protein yields the protein MPIKQGELFCGVNQAFVRDFMAIARNEFFAADALLFRRNQPADRFFILIKGEVALSMGEGQEKVYVGRSVGEILGWCAMIGRNVFDTNARCLTPTYVLTVDRGRFLRLLEKDTENGFLVYRCLAASLGSRLLDCYQKLSEVDAAARLSGRTAPAAATSENPE from the coding sequence ATGCCGATCAAACAGGGGGAGCTTTTCTGCGGGGTCAACCAGGCCTTCGTGCGGGATTTCATGGCGATTGCGCGCAACGAGTTTTTCGCGGCGGATGCGCTTCTCTTCCGTCGCAACCAACCGGCGGACCGTTTTTTTATCCTGATCAAGGGCGAGGTGGCGCTCAGCATGGGAGAGGGGCAGGAAAAGGTCTATGTGGGCCGTTCGGTGGGTGAAATCCTCGGCTGGTGCGCCATGATCGGCCGCAATGTGTTCGACACCAACGCCCGCTGCCTGACCCCCACCTACGTGCTGACGGTGGACCGCGGCCGTTTCCTGCGGCTGCTGGAAAAGGATACCGAAAACGGTTTTCTGGTCTATCGCTGCCTGGCGGCCTCGCTGGGCAGCCGGCTGCTGGACTGCTACCAGAAGCTTTCAGAAGTGGATGCCGCCGCGCGCTTGTCCGGCCGGACTGCACCGGCGGCCGCAACCTCCGAGAATCCGGAATAA